The Camelina sativa cultivar DH55 chromosome 18, Cs, whole genome shotgun sequence DNA window TTCTGGCATTTATACTTGGTTCTCTATATTTCTGCCGTTTGCTGCATCCATCAGTAGTGTATTCTATGATCCTATGCAGCTGATGAAGCCACGGTTGGAGTCCATCCGGGAGGAAATGCAAAACAAGGTATGTTAACTTTTCCATTACAGCCATACATCATGCGATTCCTCCTCACTTTTGCTACTCTGCCAATAGCTTTTGTACTGACTATATGTCCACTCAGCTTTAGCCCCGAATTTCCTTATCTAcatctttctttaatttttctctatattttccGTTCAGGGCATGGACGCCGTTACGATGGCAGAAGgtcaaaagaagatgaagaatttgTTTAAAGAGTAAGCTGCTTTTAGATTTAAACTTCTTTTGACCAGAAATCAATTTGAAACATCTCTTTTGGAGTGTTGGACTTCTTTTGGTCTGCTAATCAAGAATTCTAGACTAATTATTAAGATTTGGAGTTCATGTCAAAATTACCCCTCGTTGATCATAGTTGGGAAGCAAGTGCGCTATCCTATGTCATATTATAGCTCGTCTGCTGCTGGCTATTGAGTTGGTGTAGTCTCCTGACATTTTGAGCTATTTTGGTTGATATGTCCAAATAACCATACAgtgtttgtttataatttacAGATATGGTGTCACTCCATTCACTCCAATGAAAGGGATGCTTATTCAGGGACCTCTGTTCATCTGCTTTTTTCTTGCTGTAAGACCTTTTAATCTTTAAGATGCTTGTTGGGATATGTTGTTTGTCATGAGGCTTTTTGTCTCAAAATGAGTTAAATTTGTTTCCCCAGATTCGAAATATGGCAGAGAAGGTACCTTCATTCCAAACAGGAGGGGCATTATGGTTTACCGATCTAACAACTCCCGACAGCTTATACATCTTGCCGGTTATAACAGGATTGACATTCTTGATAACCGTTGAGGTACCGTTTCTGCTAACTTAAATAACAATGTTGACATCTTCAACATTTGTCAGACTTACAAACTTAAGCTTGAATTGTTGTCACCTCCCAGTGTAATGCACAAGAAGGCATGGAAGGGAATCCGATGGCTGGCacaataaaaaatgttttccGGGGGTTCGCTCTCCTCACGGTGCCCATGACAATGAGTTTTCCGcaggttattattattaccgGTAATAACAACCCCAAAGACTTTGTGATATGGATTTTCTAATGTCTCTGCGAAAATTTATTTGCAGGCTATATTTTGTTACTGGATTACATCCAACATCTTCTCCCTCATGTATGGACTTGGTGAGTGAGTGTGTGTAATCAAGATTCCTAACTAATTGCAGCATATTCTTTGGTTTGAAACAATAACAAGGAATGGTTTATGTGGTGATTAATGACAGTGATTAAGCGTCCTCAAGTGAAGAAGATGTTACGCATACCAGAACTGCCTCCAACTCCTCCAGGTCAACAACCTTCATTTGACCTGTTTTCAGCTCTCAAGAAAATGAAAGCCATGACGCAGGACCATTCACAGAACCAGACACTACCAGCTTCGCCAGTAAACCCGAGGGCCTCTTCAACATCGTTGAGTCCTGTTAGTAAGAGGCTCAAGGCTTTGGAGAGCCAAGTCaagggaaggaagaagaacagCAGCAAGAAGAGGTGATCGATCCAAAGTGGTGCATACTATTATTGTTAGACGGGCAAAGGAAAACTTAATAAAGCTTTTGACTCAAAAGTGAACTAGTTACTACCTTACACAGATTTTTCTCATTATTGATGGAGGCAGCTACTAGtgaaattatatgttttctttgattattttatggAACGATATTGTAAGTTTGTTTTGACCGGTTAGAGAATAGAATACTGTTTTTAtagaaacattttaaataacataCACTCTTTTATATTGTTAAGTAACAAAACCTGAACAAAATTGGATATATTTGAACATATAGGGAGTGGTTTGATTTAGTCTGATAAACCATCCATAATCTTTGTAGGTTTATTGAGCTTTATTGTTTATAAGGTAGAGGTTATATTATATAAGTGGATTAATAAAAGAAGGACGTCGTCGAGGAGCAGTTTCACGTTGGGCGTTGAAGTAAACAGTATAGAAAGACGACCAAAGTAAGAAGAGAACGCATTTTTGTGTTGAAACACTCTTGTTTCCGGCGCTGCCATCACCGTTTGCCTCCCACACTGTTTGAACAGCACGAAGACGGATCTGTGTATTCCCGCCACCAGTTTAGGCGTTTCGTATCTCACTATCTCTTTGTCTGCAAACAGTCAAATCATTCATCTTATACTCATCAACATACGTACATAAGGATCTGCTTGAGGATGTGTTTTGACCAAATTAAGAGGTTGGAGGTGAATCAAAAGTCTATTATTGTACTGTACATGTGTGATTTATTCTTACCAAAGGAATTAAGCATCAGTTGTCCTAAATTTGATGAATGCTATATCTAACCGACGTACCAATGAAGATATTCACGGATATAAGGCTCATGATCTTTCGagttaataagaaaacaaaaagattaacGTTAGAAGAGAGGACTAGGTAAGTACTTAACATAGATACTAAAAAGTGTATGAGAAAGTGCTTAACATAGATACTAAAGTTTTCCTTTTAATGtgtatgtgtttgtgtttgttgtgattgatgatgatggtttttTTTAGAATGAACCGATAtgtgatagttttttttttttttttttcaaaagtaccAATTTTAGATTTACTTTCCAAATACCATTAAactgagttttttttccaaaaaccacaaaattaaaataaagttttaatattaaaaattaaatcttaaatcctaaatctAAACCATACCCCCTACAAACTATACACTAAATCTAAAATTGTCAATCcaaactaagaaaaataaattttacatccttaaaattcctttttttgtgttcgtggtacttttgaaaaaaacttttgtggtacttttagaagaaaaaaaaacttaaaatatggtattttgaggaattaatctttttatataggttaacaaaagatgaaagtgaagttattattattaattcttttttttttttatcttaccGTTGTGATCTGATCGATTTCCTTTTGTTTCCAAGAAACAGGAAAAATTAATCCGAAAAAAGGAAGGAAATAAATATGCAAAGacgaaggaaaaggaaaaaaaacaagttttcctATTTCTCTTTGGTGTAAAgtgtaaaccctaaaaatcttataaatactcTCTCTTCACTCGTCTCTTttgttggaaaaataaaaaaaatcatcttttcttctttgttgctCTCTCTGCGACTGAGAGCGAAGCAGCTCTGCGAATTGTCTTGGTGGGAAAAGATCGCCGCCGGTGGTGTCTCGGGACTGTGATGAAGAAGCCGATGGATGGAGATCCCATTGTTCGATTCCAACATAATTAAgtaagtttctctctctctctctctccctctctctgccTTTTCCTTCATCTCTGATTAATGGATTCTGACTTGAGTATTACACTAGTTAGGTCTTAATTGTCTTGGCCGGAGAAGCAAAATCAGCGGAATCCGAGAGCGATGGAGGATAGGAATAGGATCAAAGCAAAGACGACGAGCCCTTCTTCgtggtctcttcttctttggtacTCTCTGATCTcgctttcttctctttccatccttcttcttcttcttcttgtttgttatTCTCTTActtctctgtctttttttttgtttctagggttttttttagaCAAGATTGCAAAACCATGATCGAGACGTGTATGTATGTCTGAAGCCAGAACTAAGGGGGGAGATTGCAAAACCATCATCGAGATTGCTTTTTTTCTAGGGTTCTTGCTTCCTCCTCATTCCTCAACCACCAATTCATCAATTCCTCTTCTCTCCTCCACGGTTTGGCTTCCagttttgcttctttctttcgTTTGATCTCTGTTGaattgcttctctaattaagatttgttttttttttttttgaagctaAGCGACGAAGTAGATTCAGAACACGGTCGTCGGCGTTCCTACCGTAACAGCATCCGTCGATCTGTTTTTGAAGGTATCTTTGTTACAGTTTTCATTCCCTTACATATAACAATTGATGAAGCTAAAATTGCTGTTGTGTCTTCACTTCTCAGATTTTGAGTGTTGTAATTTGGTAAGCTTCTTACTTTCCtgtgttttggtttctttttgcaGATTGAACCATTCCATACCTTTTTCTACCCTAGATGCCGAGGAGCTCTCTGGTTCTCATCCTGCTCAAGTACTACGGAgctttggtgtgtgtgtgtctctctTTACTTCTCAGATTTTATGGTAAGCTTCTTACCAAAGTTTCTGTTGTGTTTGGTCTCTGAGCTTTTTTTACTTTCCTGTGTTAATGTTTATAGTGCAGGTAAAGTGGATTGGATCTTCCACGCTTTTTGGATCCTCTGATTGGAGAGAACCTTTCGTATGTTGTCATGTTTTATACAGATACCTTTTTGTATGGAGATATCTCGACAAAGGCTGCGCATATGCTCGCCTTACTTAAGGTAACACATTCTTCCTATATGTTTGTATTTGGTGCCAACTCTGTCATGTGCTTTGTTTTGAAATCACAGATTTGTGTTTGATGCAGGTAACGATTGTTACACCATTTAGTTTTCCGCTGGAGATTCCACATTGGGTGTCTGCTACTCTGTATTTCCTTCCTCAATCCTCACCCACCAATTcaactcatctctctctctcttctcctcccCCACGGTTTGTCTTCCCAATTTTtgcttatctttttctttttctttttttttttgatctctgatgattggttttattctttttctttcgaaGCGACGAAGTAAATTCAGAACACGGTCGCTATGCTAGGGTTTGGAGAATTGtcgaagaagattcagaacaaaCACTAAGAAGAACTACTTCCCCCGTACAGTAATAACATTAAACTGGTTCCcttttatgttctgttttactATTATCCACCCTTGTacactcctttttttttttgttatgtatctTATCAGAATCCAACCATATtgacttaaatttttttgtgttttggttttttgcaGATTTTTTATCCCATTACCTTTTGGTACCCTAAATGCCGACGAGCCAGCTCTCTTGTGCTCATCCTGCTCCTCATGAAGCACTACAGAGCTCTCTGGTGTGTGTGTCTTTACTTGTCAGACtttgaattttgtaatttggtaaGCTTATTATTACTAAAGTTGCTCTTGTGTTTGGTCTCTGAgcttgtttttactttcatgtGTATTATGTTTATAGTGCAGGGAAAGTGGATTTGGATCTAACACGCTCTTGGATTGGTGATTGGTGAAGATATCCTAACTGCTATGGCTACAGAGATCTCTGGTCTTGTGTGTGTCTTTACTTCTCAGACtttgaattttgtaatttggtaaGCTTGTTACTAATGTTGCTCTTGTGTTTGGTCTCTGAGCATTTTTACTTTCCTTTGTTATGTTTAAGCTTGTTACTaaagtttctcttttgtttggtctcTGAGCTTCTTAACTTTCCTTTGGTATGTTTATAGTGCAGGGAAAATTGGATTGTATCCTCTCAATCATAACACGCTTTTGGATCCTCTCAACGGAGAGAACCCTTTCAATATTAAAGTGGGTGAAAACAGCAATTCTCAGGTACGTAGTGGACAACAAGGTACGGTATCTTCACATTGAATATAGTCTCTTCCTAATTGTATTGGTTCCATCTGTTTGAAGTAATACAATGTTTACTTGGCTATGTAAGAATTGTAATGGAGCTATGGAGTTGGGTGAAATCGAAGACTGTTGGCAATGGAAGATAGACAAGGAGCCAAGTGAGGAGCCGAGATGTTTGTTCAGTTGACTGGTGGACTCGAGGCTGCTGCTTGCAGAGCAAACTCAAAGGCCAAGgttcgattttgtttttcttgatttgtcctttgttactctcttttatgttttgttttaatatgttATCCACCTTAattatactctttttttctttttatttgtttgttatgtatCGTATCACCTTGACATaattttttctgtgttttgttttgtttttgcagattgaACCCTAGATGCCGACGAGCTAGCTTTCTGGTGCTCCTCCTGAAGTACGACAGAGCTCTCTGGTTTGGTGTGTGTCTTTACGCGTCAGACtttgaattttgtaatttggtaaGCTTACTATTACTAAAGTTTATCTTGTATTTGGTatctgagcttttttttttttttttttttttttttttttttttttttttttttttttttttttttttttttttttttttttttNTGGATCTTCCAATCATAACACGCTTTTGGATCCTCTGATTGGAGAGAACCCCTTCAATGTTAAAGTTGATTAAGTGGATGAAACATAGAACTCTCTGGTACTACTAGCCTATCAAAAAACCTTTATTGCTACTGCGAAGTTGTTTTACTTTCAATTCTAACTTCTCTGTTCTATGTTGCAGCCATTTATATTGgtggacagcttcttctccCACGGCCCCCATGCATTTGGTCTCCATAACACTTTCAAGTCTCCAATGGTTTGTTCTTATTctgtttattattttctcaGTTTTGTTCTATATTCGAATAACTAAAGTTATGgtctatgtttttgttcttacaGGTACCTCTTGTATGGAGATATATCTCGATAAAGGCAGATCATATGCTCGCCTTACCTAAGGTAACACATTCTTCCTAGATGTCTGTATTTGGTGACAACTCTGTTTTGTGCCTTGTTTTGAAACCATAGATTTGTGTGTGATGCAGGTAAAAATTGTTAGACCATTTAATTTCCCACTGGAGATGCCACTACTTCAACTGATGGGGGGCCATTATAATATACACATGGGTAATTAACAAACCTTTTCTTAGAGTGGACAGCAAGGTATTAATTATTCTTCACATTGAATAATAGTCTCTTCCTAATTGTATTGTTTCCATCTCTGTTTGAGATAATACAATGTTACTTGGCTAGGTAAGCATTGTAATGGAGCTATGGAGTTGGGTGAAATGGAAGACTGTTGGCAAGGGAAGATACACAAGGAGCCAAGTGAAGAGCCGAGATGTTTGTTCAGTTGACTGGTGGAATTGAGGAGGCTGCTTACTTGCAGACCAAAGTCAAACCCAAAGGccaaggtttgatttttttttctctctttctctattttttgttcCTTAGTGTTGTTGTTTCATCTAATGCAAGGCTTCTAatggtcttctttgtttttctccctCAGGTTGGTGATAACCCATTGTAGACATCAATCCAAGTAAGTAAACTACTCAATTGGTCAAGGTATATTTGGTTTCTGTTTCATCTCCTTTTTCCTTCCACATATTGTTTCATTAGAATAATGGTTTTGATAGCTGTTTCACGCTATCATTTTGGTTTCAATAGTACTGAAGTGTGGCTCATTATGGATTTGTTGCAGATTGTACATGATGAGCTACTGAAATTGATGGGTGGAGGAGAAAGTATCTGAGCTACCAGCATTtcagcttctctctctccacgGTTTTGCCCATGTTGAGTTATTATGTTCTCAGTTTGTTGAGTTATTATTTCTCAGTTTGTTTGTTCTCAGACAAATCCCTTTTGTATGGAGATATCTCGACAAAGACCAGCTTTAAAGTCATATGCTCTCAATGGAGAACTCAGGTACTAGCCTACCATAACCTTTATTGCTACTGCGAAGTTGTATCCGTCTCAAttctaacttttattttcctATGTTGGCCATTTATATTTGTGGACAACTTCTCCAAGTGCCCCCATGCATGGTTCTCCATAACCCTTTCAAATCTCCACAGAGGTATCATATGGTTTGTTCTTGTTGGGTTAATACTTTCTCAGTTTCTTTCTGTATACGAAGATACTAAATTTATggtcatgtttttctttttacagaTACCTCTTGGATGAAGATATCTCGACGAATGCAGCTCATATGCTCGCTTAACCTAAGGTTACACATTCTTCCTAGATGTTTGTATTTGGTGACAACTCTGTTTTGTGCTTTGTTTTGAAATCATAGATTTGTGTTTGATGCAGGTAAGGATTATTACACCATTTAATTTTGTGTTCCGTAGATGCCAAGGAGGGTGCTCATCCTGCTGAAGTTCAGAGCTTTGGTGCGTGTGTTTACTTCTTACTTAAGTTGCTGAGGTGGAGTCTCTGTGCTTTACTTTCCTGTTATGTTTATAGTGCAGGTAAAGTGATTGGATCTTTCTAATCAGAGCACGCTTTTAGATCCTCTAAATGGAGAACCTCTCATTCAAGTTGATGAAACAGTAACTCAGGTGCAAGCCTATCAAAACAGTTATTCGTACAAAGTTGTATTCGTCTCAattctaacttttatttttcctctgttCTATGTTGCAGCCATATATGCTCTAAATAGCTCCAGCAAGCCGCAGGAGAAGTCTTTGTCACACGGAAATTTTTAGAGAACTGTTGCGGTGGTCAGGTACTGAATCTGTTCACCATTTTTACATTGGTTCCAACTTATCAGTTTCAACAGCTTTTTATTATTCTGAAAGGATTATCAACCATAACGTTTTATGCTCAGAGGTGCCTATTTATTCACTTCATGTCTGTGCCTAGCTCTCCGAAATTCGAACTTCAGAGTGTTTGCTCAGTTGACTAGTGTACTCTAGGAGGCTGCTTGTAGATCAAACTCAAAGGCCAAGGTTCgattgttttttctctttgtatttttttccccCCTTAAGCTCAAATTAGGATTCTCTTGGCGGTTTTGCTAACATGTGAGTCTTGCAGTTGTTAGAAGGTTTGTTCAGTCTCTAAGTGACCATGCCGTTGGTATGGGAGTCATTCGTGGATTCAGACCAGATCAGTAGTTGGTGAAggtatttttgtgtgtgtgttgttgtttcataTGCGAATGCTTGGTTTCTAAGGTCGTCACTGTTTTCTCTGGCTGGTGAATATTTTGGAACTACTCCTAAACAGCTTGTCATAATGTTGTCAAAGGATGGATCACAACAAGCAGAAAGTGGGTAAGTTTGCACTCATGAGATGTGCTTATATATGTCTGGTTATTTTTATCTCTTGTCTCTAGTTAACTTTGTTGGTattcttgtttatttgttgCATTAGCCTCTTGGCAGTTTTGCTAACAGGTGAGTCTTTCCAGGTATTATAAGGTTTGTTTAAATATGTTAGTCTCCTAGACGTTGGGATGGGAGTCATTCGTGGAGTCGGACCAAATCAGCAGTTGGTCAAGgtaattttgtttctgtttcatcCCCTTAGTCCTTAGTCCTTCCCCATATTTTTTCATTAGCGTAATGGTTTTGTTTTA harbors:
- the LOC104762366 gene encoding mitochondrial inner membrane protein OXA1: MAFRRTLSIRSTLFARRNQPVYHIVPRVNDREGESFCQETSQRSYHSFLHQRSVNNSFDFSKIPGRGGGSLHLPLAPASGFAFYRYMSSAQGVGSENIGVMSDIAEVISESTLQDAPAQAAAAVSEVTLAAADSFFPIAALQHCIDMVHSFTGFEWWASIVVATILIRSSTVPLLIKQMKDTTKLALMKPRLESIREEMQNKGMDAVTMAEGQKKMKNLFKEYGVTPFTPMKGMLIQGPLFICFFLAIRNMAEKVPSFQTGGALWFTDLTTPDSLYILPVITGLTFLITVECNAQEGMEGNPMAGTIKNVFRGFALLTVPMTMSFPQAIFCYWITSNIFSLMYGLVIKRPQVKKMLRIPELPPTPPGQQPSFDLFSALKKMKAMTQDHSQNQTLPASPVNPRASSTSLSPVSKRLKALESQVKGRKKNSSKKR